TATACACTATTTTAAAAGTTTGACCAACTCTTTCTACTATATTTCTGCCTATAAATTGTTGCTTAACAGCTTCTATAAATTCTGTATCTTGTTCCTCTCTCAGCATAATCACTAAGCTTTTTTGCTCTTCTTTTATTGTTGGTATTTTACTGTAATCATTTATACTATTAACTTCTTTTGTTATTTCATCAGCTATATCAGGCATAACTTGAGCTCCATCCTCCCAATATACTTTGTATCCATTATATTCAGGTGGATTATGGCTAGCTGTTATAACAACTCCTGCTATACAGTTTAAGTATCTTACTGTAAACGAAAGTTCTGGAGTTGTTCTTAAATCATCAAATATATATGCTTTTATTCCACATGCTGCTAAAGTGTTAGCCGTTTGCAAACAAAATTCTCTTGATTTAAATCTGCTATCATGAGCTATAGCTACACCTCTCTGTTTTCCTTCTTCTCCAACATTTTTAATTATATAGTTAGCTAGTCCAAAAGTAGCTCTTGCTACAGTATAATAATTCATTCTATTTGTTCCTGACCCTATAATACCTCTTAATCCAGCTGTCCCAAACTCTAAATTCTTATAGAATCTTTCTTTTATTTCATTTTCATCATTTTTTATAACTTCTAATTCCTTCCTCGTGTCTTTATCAAAGTATTCATCTGTTAACCACTGTTTATATATTACCTTATAGTTCATATTATTCCCCCTTTTTTATCTTAAATTAGACTCTAATTTACTTTTTTTTGAAAGTCATTTATATTGTCATTCCCATTAATAGGTATTCTTTTTAATAAATACGATTTTCCAACGTTTTTTTCCTTCCCACCTTCTGCTAAAAAAGTAAATTTTATTCCATTTTTTTTCAATACTTTTTCAGATGCTGAGCTATAGTCTCCAAATGGATACGCAAATCCAATAGGTTTATATCCTAGATTTTCTTGAATTACAGATATATTTTTATTTATGTCTTCATTTATTCGATTTTCAAATTCATCTTTACTTTCATTAACTAAAGGACTTGAAAAAATACCTCTATCTCCATCTACTGTTTTTCCTTTTTCATGACTGTTATATGTATGACATTCAAAATCTATTATTCCGCTATCATACATCTCTTTTGCTTCTTTCCAATTAAATTTAGGAATTGCATTCGATGGTTTATCCGCATCATCTATTCTTTCTCCTATTACAAATATGGTTGCCTTCATCCCATATTTTTTAATTATTGGATACATTATTTCATAATTACTTTTATAACCATCGTCTGCAGCTATAAGTATAGGTTTTTTTGGCAAACTCTTTTTTTTCTCTGTAAAATCAACTAAATCTTGCAAAGTTATAGCTGTATATCCACTATCTTTTAAATACTTTATTTGCTTTTCAAATTCTGATTTTTTAACCGTTACGTCATTTATATTCTTTTCATCAGTATCAAAGTGGTGATACATAAGTATAGGTACTTCTACATGATTTCTACTAGTCACAAAATAGCATCCTAATAAAAGAATTGCTATCGCTATTATAGTATATAATATTTTTTTCATTTTCCATTCTCCTTTTTCTAACTTCCTTAATATGGTAAAATATAATATATATTATATACTATATAAATTTAATTTTATATAATATTTTATTTCATAATTCTAAAAACAAAAAAACACTGAGTTCTATCAGTGTTTCTATTTCTTAAATTAAATTGAGCAAATCTATAAGCGGAGTTCTGTATTAGACAATCATCTTTCTAGGCTTATTGTCACCAATAAGCTCAAGCGGCCTACCAACCGGAGAGTACGAGCAATACTCTTTTTATCCTAACTTGGCCTTGCTCCGAGTGGGGTTTACACAGCCGACTAGTCACCTAGCCGCTGGTGAGCTCTTACCTCACCTTTTCATCCTTACCACAAATGGCGGTTATTTTCTGTTGCACTTTCCTTAAGATCACTCTCACTAGGCGTTACCTAGCACCCTGCTCTATGGAGCTCCGACTTTCCTCGTGTAGCTAATGCTACCCGCGATTATCTGACCTACTCAATATTCATTTTAACAGTGTAACCATATTATCATAATATAGTTTATATGTCAATTACTTGTTATATTAATTTTTAATATTTAAATTAACATAAAAATATTTTTATACACAAATATAATTTCTAAAAACATATTATTTATGCTTATCCTAATATATAAATTTTTTATATATTTGATTCAACTATATTTTTCATATAATTCATTAATCCATCTCTTAAATTTTCTTTTTTTAATGCAAAATCTATAGTCGCTTCTAAAAATCCTAGCTTATCTCCTACATCATATCTTCTTCCCTCAAAGTTATATGCATATATGGCTTCATGCTGAGCTAGAGTTTTTAAAGCGTCTGTAAGTTGAATTTCTCCTCCTTTACCAGGAGCTTGATTTTCTAAAATTTCAAATATAGCAGGAGTTATTATATATCTTCCTAATATAGCTATATTAGAAGGAGCTTCTTCTACATTTGGTTTTTCAATCATATCTTTCACTTTATATACTCTATCTTCTATATATTTACAGTTTAATATTCCATATTTATTTGCATCTTCTTTAGCAACTTCTTGAACACCGAGAATGCTTGTCTTATATTCATCATAAGTATCTATTAATTGCTTAAGACACGGAATATCAGAATCTACTATGTCATCTCCTAAAAGTACTGCAAATGGTTCATCTCCTATAAAACTTTTAGCACAATGTATAGCATGACCTAATCCTTTCGGCTCTTTTTGTCTTATATAATGTATATTTACCATGTTAGATATTTCTTGAATCATTTCTAACATTTCAGTTTTTCCTTTTTGTTTAAGTTCTAATTCTAGTTCTACAGACTTATCAAAATGATCTTCTATTGATTTCTTATTTCTTCCTGTTATTATAAGTATTTCTTCTATACCTGAGTTTATAGCTTCTTCTATTATATATTGTAGCGTTGGCTTATCTACTATCGGAAGCATTTCCTTTGGCTGAGACTTTGTAGCCGGCAAAAACCTTGTTCCTAATCCAGCAGCTGGTATTATTGCTTTTTTTACAGTTTTTTTCATTTAGCTACCTCTTTCTGATTCATTTATATATAATAATTATTTTTATCCAAATATTTTACGTAACTATAATAGTTTACACTATTTTCATTTTTTTGTCTGTCGTATTTTGTCGTACATGTTTGTCTATAATTAATATAAAATTTCATATATTTATTTAACTTTAATCTAAAATATATTAGGATTTCCTTTTTTAAGTTGTATTTAAAACAAGATATCTTATTCATTATAAATTTTTCACAATTTGAAGTATAATCTACCTTTAATTTTATATAAAAAAGTTATTATTGTTAAGTTACAATATTGAAGCTAATTTTAAATATATCCTTAATTATCATTATCCAACAAATTATTAGTGCTTAAATTTCATCGCAATATACTCTTTATCTCATACCGTACAAGCGTAATTCTTCTTTATTTTACACATCAAAAAAAGTGGTTAGTATTAAGTTACAATGCAGATGTCATTCAAAGCATCTTCTCAGCTTTATGACTTCAAATGTAACTTAATACTAATCCACCACTTAAATCCACGTAAAATAAAAAAGATTAAGCGGCTACGTCCTACTCTCCCAGGCAGCTTCCCACCAAGTACCATCGGCGCTAAAGAGCTTAACTTCTGTGTTCGGAATGGGAACAGGTGTATCCTCTTTGCTGTAATAACCGCATAATCTTTATTTAGAGTTAGTACTCTAAAAACTGAATAACATTTGTAGATTAAAATTCACCGTGATCATTTCGCCAACGTCTAAATATTCATATACATTCATATTTATCCCGTTGCTCAAATAATCTTGGTCAAGTCCTCGATCTATTAGTATCGGTAAGCTACATACATTGCTGCACTTACACCTCCGACCTATCAACCAGGTAGTCTTCCTGGGATCTTACCCTTACGGTGGGAAATCTTATCTTGAAGTTGGCTTCGC
The nucleotide sequence above comes from Paraclostridium bifermentans. Encoded proteins:
- the galU gene encoding UTP--glucose-1-phosphate uridylyltransferase GalU produces the protein MKKTVKKAIIPAAGLGTRFLPATKSQPKEMLPIVDKPTLQYIIEEAINSGIEEILIITGRNKKSIEDHFDKSVELELELKQKGKTEMLEMIQEISNMVNIHYIRQKEPKGLGHAIHCAKSFIGDEPFAVLLGDDIVDSDIPCLKQLIDTYDEYKTSILGVQEVAKEDANKYGILNCKYIEDRVYKVKDMIEKPNVEEAPSNIAILGRYIITPAIFEILENQAPGKGGEIQLTDALKTLAQHEAIYAYNFEGRRYDVGDKLGFLEATIDFALKKENLRDGLMNYMKNIVESNI
- a CDS encoding polysaccharide deacetylase family protein yields the protein MKKILYTIIAIAILLLGCYFVTSRNHVEVPILMYHHFDTDEKNINDVTVKKSEFEKQIKYLKDSGYTAITLQDLVDFTEKKKSLPKKPILIAADDGYKSNYEIMYPIIKKYGMKATIFVIGERIDDADKPSNAIPKFNWKEAKEMYDSGIIDFECHTYNSHEKGKTVDGDRGIFSSPLVNESKDEFENRINEDINKNISVIQENLGYKPIGFAYPFGDYSSASEKVLKKNGIKFTFLAEGGKEKNVGKSYLLKRIPINGNDNINDFQKKVN